One window of Chryseobacterium sp. JJR-5R genomic DNA carries:
- a CDS encoding DUF4254 domain-containing protein — MNFTENAWQVFNQSIEDYHVHDHVNTLINNTFEKDTLERILYAKNWIDTVQWHLEDIIRDENIDPAEALQLKRAIDASNQKRTDLVEFIDSWFLDKYKNITPKPEAKINTETIAWAVDRLSILALKVYHMSLEANRDSASEEHRANCKAKLDVLLDQHKDLSTSINQLLSDIENGDVKIKVYKQMKMYNDESLNPILYQKGQK, encoded by the coding sequence ATGAATTTTACAGAAAATGCATGGCAGGTTTTCAATCAATCTATTGAAGACTACCATGTGCATGATCACGTTAATACTCTAATCAATAATACGTTCGAGAAAGATACTTTGGAACGGATTTTGTATGCAAAGAACTGGATTGATACCGTTCAATGGCATTTGGAAGATATAATTAGAGATGAAAACATTGATCCGGCTGAAGCTCTTCAATTGAAAAGAGCCATAGATGCTTCCAATCAGAAAAGAACTGATCTGGTAGAATTTATAGACAGCTGGTTTCTTGATAAATACAAAAATATAACTCCTAAACCTGAAGCAAAGATCAACACCGAGACTATCGCATGGGCGGTAGACAGATTGTCAATTCTTGCACTCAAAGTTTATCATATGTCGTTAGAAGCCAACAGAGATTCGGCTTCAGAAGAACACAGAGCCAATTGTAAGGCCAAGTTAGATGTGCTTCTGGATCAGCATAAGGATCTCTCAACTTCTATTAATCAATTGCTTTCTGATATTGAGAACGGTGATGTTAAGATAAAGGTGTACAAACAGATGAAAATGTACAACGATGAAAGTCTTAATCCAATCCTCTATCAAAAGGGGCAAAAATGA
- a CDS encoding twin-arginine translocase TatA/TatE family subunit, whose translation MNTLTILSLSWQHILIVAVILLLLFGGKKIPELMRGVGSGIKEFKDAVKEEDKPGAENKPTNNTPSGN comes from the coding sequence ATGAATACGTTAACAATACTTTCCTTGTCATGGCAGCACATCCTGATTGTAGCTGTAATACTTTTACTGCTTTTCGGAGGTAAGAAAATCCCTGAACTGATGAGAGGCGTGGGTTCCGGTATTAAAGAATTTAAGGATGCCGTAAAAGAAGAAGACAAACCCGGTGCAGAGAACAAGCCAACCAATAATACTCCTTCAGGCAACTAA
- a CDS encoding peptidoglycan DD-metalloendopeptidase family protein translates to MIKKFSFLIGILLFSLHHGQNVKKEQLQKQNAELKKQIAQINTDLAKTRNESKLSVAYLDNVNKKLVLREKVFTNTQKEKRFIEDEIYLRQLEINHQNKELKILRENYAKVLVNAYKNKGVQNKVTFILSAKNMGEAIRRVQYLKQYSDYQDKKAAEISDVAAKIKQNIAAKQNSAKAKANLLVNQQKDLTTINAERAQKEQLVAEFRKNESKLSSELRQKQVQSKTLEGQIRSIIAEEIRIAKAEEEARKKAEAEKIRLAKIAAEREKAKIEAENKIRAEALERERLAAESAAKKAAELVTKRAEEERKRNEDAAKAEATTRDEARKVAAKKASDEATAKAKEATEKLVQARAAEAALTRKKEDDKKAAETKAMTSYGVTTVTGSNFADNKGRLGYPADRAGQITHRFGRHPHPVFKNIDEENNGIKISVPSGTRAKSVYPGTVSSVLANSDGTKTVILKHGNYFTIYSNLGSVTVSKGQQVSAGTSVGVIGQDFDGTYTLDFQVWNGSTPVDPLGWVSY, encoded by the coding sequence ATGATTAAAAAATTTAGCTTTTTAATAGGTATCCTTTTATTTTCCCTGCATCACGGGCAAAACGTAAAAAAAGAACAGCTGCAAAAGCAAAATGCCGAACTAAAAAAACAAATTGCACAGATAAATACAGATTTGGCAAAAACCAGAAATGAATCTAAACTTTCGGTGGCTTATTTAGATAATGTCAATAAAAAACTGGTATTGAGAGAAAAAGTATTTACAAATACCCAGAAAGAAAAAAGGTTTATTGAAGATGAAATTTACCTTCGTCAGCTGGAAATCAATCATCAGAATAAAGAGCTTAAAATTTTAAGGGAAAATTATGCAAAGGTTTTAGTCAATGCCTATAAAAATAAAGGCGTACAGAATAAAGTCACTTTTATTCTTTCTGCCAAAAATATGGGAGAGGCAATCCGGAGGGTCCAGTACCTGAAACAGTATTCTGATTACCAGGATAAAAAAGCAGCTGAAATATCCGACGTTGCCGCAAAAATAAAGCAGAACATTGCCGCAAAACAGAATTCTGCAAAGGCAAAAGCCAATCTTTTGGTTAACCAGCAGAAAGATTTAACCACCATCAATGCTGAAAGAGCCCAGAAAGAACAGCTGGTGGCTGAATTCAGAAAGAATGAATCCAAATTGAGTTCTGAGCTCAGACAGAAGCAGGTACAGTCTAAAACACTGGAAGGGCAGATCAGAAGCATCATTGCCGAAGAGATAAGAATAGCAAAAGCGGAAGAAGAAGCGAGGAAAAAAGCAGAAGCAGAGAAGATCCGTCTTGCAAAAATTGCTGCAGAAAGAGAAAAAGCAAAAATAGAAGCTGAAAATAAAATCAGGGCTGAAGCCCTGGAACGGGAGAGGCTGGCTGCAGAATCAGCAGCTAAGAAAGCAGCGGAACTGGTGACAAAAAGAGCGGAAGAAGAACGTAAGCGTAATGAAGATGCTGCCAAAGCCGAGGCTACAACAAGAGACGAGGCCAGAAAAGTAGCTGCTAAAAAGGCGTCTGATGAAGCCACTGCAAAAGCCAAAGAAGCCACGGAAAAATTAGTACAGGCCAGAGCCGCCGAAGCGGCGCTTACCAGGAAAAAAGAGGATGATAAGAAAGCTGCTGAAACCAAAGCGATGACCAGTTACGGAGTAACAACCGTTACAGGCAGTAATTTTGCCGATAACAAAGGCCGCCTCGGGTATCCTGCGGACAGAGCCGGGCAGATCACGCACCGTTTCGGAAGACATCCGCACCCCGTATTTAAAAATATTGACGAGGAAAATAACGGGATTAAAATTTCGGTACCTTCCGGAACAAGAGCCAAATCCGTATATCCGGGAACCGTTTCTTCCGTGCTGGCAAACAGTGACGGTACCAAGACGGTTATACTGAAACACGGAAATTATTTTACGATCTATTCCAACCTGGGAAGTGTAACGGTATCCAAAGGCCAGCAGGTATCAGCAGGCACTTCCGTAGGGGTAATCGGGCAGGATTTTGACGGCACTTACACCCTTGATTTCCAGGTATGGAATGGAAGTACACCGGTAGATCCATTAGGTTGGGTTTCCTATTGA
- a CDS encoding DUF4292 domain-containing protein: MRNWIIALSLIFLVTSCKTRNSARKNDRRVKTDSTFVFEDNNNRQPRNSNEPVNDKFAFFEHVLVQPAFEQIKISSKVNVETGSFIPTLDATIYIEKDKKVWMTLQAFVITVARGIATPEGIKGQDKTSKTYIDSDFDYLNNLLNVNFIDYKSLEKILIGRTFVKINDSQFTLTRNAQGFKMASNVNQKIVTDKKTREYKITLQYDKNYDLLAVNLKDVLTPDELEVSYSNWEEIKGIRLPKNVKIIIKGSKSSQILLENTKFDFSRMDTPYSVPSSYKKIEIQ; encoded by the coding sequence TTTGGTAACTTCCTGTAAAACGAGAAATTCTGCCCGAAAGAATGACAGACGTGTTAAAACGGACAGTACTTTTGTTTTTGAGGATAACAACAACAGACAGCCCAGGAACAGCAATGAACCGGTAAACGATAAATTTGCTTTTTTCGAGCATGTGCTTGTACAGCCTGCCTTCGAACAGATAAAAATCAGCAGTAAAGTCAATGTGGAAACCGGAAGCTTTATTCCGACTCTGGATGCTACCATTTATATTGAAAAAGATAAAAAAGTATGGATGACGCTCCAGGCATTTGTAATTACGGTTGCCAGGGGAATTGCAACGCCCGAAGGCATTAAAGGTCAGGATAAAACGAGTAAAACCTATATTGATTCCGATTTTGATTATCTTAACAATTTACTGAATGTGAATTTTATTGATTACAAATCACTGGAAAAAATCCTGATCGGCAGAACGTTTGTAAAAATTAATGATTCTCAGTTTACACTGACAAGAAATGCGCAGGGCTTTAAAATGGCTTCCAATGTCAACCAGAAAATTGTAACGGATAAAAAAACAAGGGAATACAAAATAACCCTTCAGTATGATAAAAATTATGATCTGCTGGCAGTGAACCTGAAAGATGTGCTGACTCCCGACGAACTGGAAGTATCATACAGCAACTGGGAAGAAATCAAAGGGATCCGCCTTCCTAAAAATGTTAAAATAATTATAAAAGGGTCAAAAAGCAGCCAGATTTTACTGGAAAATACGAAATTTGATTTTTCTAGGATGGATACGCCTTATTCTGTACCGTCCAGTTATAAGAAAATCGAGATTCAATGA